The stretch of DNA TGGAAAATTATGTGAGGCATATTTAAAGAAATGAAGCATAAATGCAGTATCCCAAATCCATATTGTGTTTTCATCAAAAGCCTCATCTATATATGGGCTCTGGGCAAGCCCATCAAAACTTTTAACATGTTCCTTTGCCAAGTCCCACGCTTTGTTATATAGAGTTACATAATCTGGATTTAAGCTATATACAATTGTAGGTATATTATTAGGTTTGGCAGGAGAGGCGACAGTTTTATGTTTATTGTTGCAACCAATTAGACATAAAATAGTTAAGAAGGAGTACAGGAATTTTGTCATTTGTTTATTGATACTTTTATTGTGATATTAAGTACAATGCTTAGATATGGTTTCGTTTTAATGAACTATATCGGTTATATTGTTAATAACCATTTTTTAATTTTTCGATTAATTCTTCAATTTCAAGGATGGACATTTTTGTTACACATTGAATACATGAGTCATCAGTTCCGATTATTAAAGTTCCCTTTTTGTCTTCCTCATAACCAGCTTGTTTTATTGAAAAAGTTAGAGGGTTCATGTCTTTAGTTTTTTTCCATCTTTAAACCAACCGTAGTTGGCTTGGTAAGTTACTTTTTGTTTGTCAAAAACAATTGTTTCATAGCCATAAGTATTCCATAAGGAGATTCTTAGCATGTAAAACCCCATAAGACCAAATAGTCCTATCCAAATTAAAAAACCAAAATGAAATTGATATCCCATCGAAATCGATAAAGCTATTCCCATCAATGGAGAAAAAAAGAAAAGAAAAGAAAACAGAAACATAACTGACCTTATAAAAACAGGTGATTTTCTAACCTTTAATATTAATTGATTATTGTTTATTTCGTATGACTTCATTTTTTATTAATCTAGGACTGTTGCAATTGTTTTAACCCCTCATAAACTACAATACTAACGGCATTTGCTATATTTAAACTTCTAACATGTTTACTATACAAGGGAATTTTAAAGAGCTTATTTTGATTCGCTTCAATAATGGGCTTAGATAAACCAACGGATTCTTTTCCAAAGATTAAAAACAGATGGTCTTCAAAAGGAATGTCCCAATGGCTTTTATTTCCGTGACTGGAAAGAAAAACCATTTTTTGATTTTTATTTTTCTGGAAGAAATGATCTAGACTATCATAATAAGTCACCGATAAATGTTGCCAATAGTCAAGTCCGGCTCTTTTCAATCGCGTATCGTCAATTTCAAAACCAAAAGGTTTAACAAGGTGTAAATGTGAGCCAGAAGCTAAAGCTAATCGTCCAATGTTTCCTGTGTTATTAGGTATTTCAGGTTCTACCAATACTATGTTTAAAGGCATTTATATTATTTTGTGTTATCTTTTGTAAGATACGTTTTAGGTTTGGTATTACTTAGAGAAAACCTAAGTTTTTAGTGGTATAATTATTAAGAAGTTGTACACTATGTTTAGTCGAAAATCAATGAGGTTAATGAATAGATGATTTACTTTATATTTA from Flavivirga spongiicola encodes:
- a CDS encoding tRNA (cytidine(34)-2'-O)-methyltransferase — translated: MPLNIVLVEPEIPNNTGNIGRLALASGSHLHLVKPFGFEIDDTRLKRAGLDYWQHLSVTYYDSLDHFFQKNKNQKMVFLSSHGNKSHWDIPFEDHLFLIFGKESVGLSKPIIEANQNKLFKIPLYSKHVRSLNIANAVSIVVYEGLKQLQQS